GTTCAATACAAGAAATTAAAATTTCATCTCCTTTTTTAATCAAATAACTAATACTAGAAGCTACTAAATTAATAGATTCTGTTGTTCCTTTAGTAAATATAATTTCTGAAGAATATTTTGCATGAATAAATTTTTGAATTTTTTTTCTTGTATTTTCTACTTGATTTGTTGCTTTTTGACTAAGATAATGTAATCCACGATGCACATTAGCATTCGTTGTAAAATAATATTTTTGAATAGCTTGAATTACTTGTAAAGGTTTTTGAGTTGTAGCTGCATTATCTATATAAATTAAAGGATTCGAATAAATTTTTTCTTTTAAAATGGGAAATTGTTTTCTTATTTTTTGTATTTCTTTTTCTGAAAACATATTAAATTATAAGTGTTTATTTAATTTTTTTTTCATTTTTTGATAAATAAATTTTTTCAATTCAAAAATTGAAATAGTATTTAATATTTCTTTTAAAAAAGAAAGTAATAATAAAATTTTTCCATTTTTTTCAGAAATACCTCTTGATTGAAGATAAAATAATTCTTTTTCTTGAATATTTCCTATAGTACAACCATGTGAACATTTTACATCTTCAGAATAAATTTCTAATTGAGGTTTTGTCTGCATACATGCTTCATCAGAAAGAATAATATTACTATTTCTTTGAAAAGCATTTATACCTTTAATATCTTTATTAATAATTATTTTTCCATTAAAAATACCTTTAGATTTATCAAATAAAATATTTTTATATAATTGATAACTATAAGCATCAGAATATAAATGATCTATTAAAGTATTTTGATTTACAAGTTGTTTTTTTGATAAAATAGAAATACCATATAAATAAGAATAAGTTTTTTCTCCACTAAAAGAAAATTTTAAATTATTTTTAATAAAATTTTTTTGAAAAGAAAAAGTATAAACGGAACATTTACTATATTTTTTTTGTTTTAAAAATGTATTATCTATTATAGAAGTTTCTCCCTTCAAAGAATCATTTTGTATTTTATAATAATCCACTTTACTATAATCAGAAGCATAAATTTCACTAACAGAATTAATAAAAGTTAAATGTTTTTTTAAACATTTATGATGTTCAATTATTTTTACATAAGAATGTTTTCCTACTATAATTAAATTTCTAGTATTCATCATAATTTTATGATATTCTAAACCAGTCGAAATATGTAATATTTCGACTGGTTTTTCTAAAATAATATTATCAGGTATGTAAATATATGCTAGATCTTTTGTAAAAATGGTATTTAAAGTATAAAAAACATCATATTTATATGATATTTTTCCATAAAAATTTTTAAATTCATCTTTTTCTTGAGATGCTATATTTGATAATATAACATTATTTTTTATTCCACATAATTTAGAAAGAGAATAATCATATTTTCCATCTATAAAAATAAAAAGAAAAGATTTTTCTTTTTTGAGAAAAATAAAATTTTGAATATTTTTATATTCTATATTTTTTATATTATTCTTTTCACTTTCACAAAGAATATGATAATCATGATTCATAATTGAATTTATATTCATGTTTTTCCATTCTTTATTTTCAGTAAAATAAGAAAATCCTTTTTTTTTGAAAAAATTAATATGTTTTTTTTTAAAAAATGAAATATAAGAGTTGTCTTTTTTTTGACATAAATAATATTTATTGATCAATGAAATTATTTTTTCTTTTAATAGCATTCAATTAATGTTAAATTATATTATTTATTTTATGAAAAATTTTTTTTTTTTAAAATCCAATCGTATCCCTTTTCTTCTAATTTTTCAGCTAATTTTTTATTTCCTGAATGAATAATTTTTCCATTATATAAAATATGTACAATATAATCTGAAAGAAGATAATCTAATAATCTTTTATAATGAGTAATAATTAAAAAAGAATTTTTTTTATTACGAAAAGTATTAATTCCTTGAGAAACTATACGTAAAGAATCTATATCTAAACCTGAATCTACCTCATCTAAAATAGATAATAAAGGATCTAACATCATCATCTGAAATATTTCATTTCTTTTTTTTTCTCCTCCTGAAAATCCTTCGTTTAAAGAACGGTAAATAAAATCTTTTTCAATATTTAATTGAAAAGATAAATATTTTATTTTATCTAAAATCTCTTTAGCAGACATTCTTTTCATATTTTTTGCTTTTCGAATAGAATTTATAGCTGTTTTAATAAAATTAATAATTGAAATTCCTGGTATTTCTATTGGATGTTGAAAAGAAAGAAAAATTCCTAAATGTGCACGTTCTTCTGGAGAAGAATTTAATAAATTTTTATTTAAAAAAAAGATATCTCCTTTGGTTATTTTATACTCTTTTTTACCAGCTATTATAGAAGCAAGAGTACTTTTTCCAGAACCATTAGGCCCCATTATAATATGAGTTTCCCCTGCATTTATTGTTAAATCAACACCTTGAAGAACTTTTTTATTTTCTATAGAAACATGTAAATTTTTTATACTTAACATAATTTATTTAAACATTATCCTAATTATCCTACGGATCCTTCTAAAGAAATTTCTAAAAGTTTTTGAGCTTCTACTGCAAATTCCATAGGTAATTTTTTTAAAATTTCATTACTAAAACCATGAACTATTAAAGAAATCGCTTTTTCTGTATCAATTCCTCTTTGATTACAATAAAAAAGTTGTTCTTCTCCAATTTTTGAAGTAGTTGCTTCATGTTCAACTTGAGAAGTCGAATTATTATATACATTAATATATGGAAAAGTATGTGCACCACATTTGTTTCCTATGAGTAAAGAATCACATTGAGAGAAATTCCTAGAATGAATAGCTTGAGAAGCTATTTTAACTAATCCTCTATAATTATTTTGAGCTTTTCCTGCAGATATTCCTTTTGATATAATTACACTTTTTGTATATTTTCCAATATGTATCATTTTTGTTCCCGTATCTGCTTGTTGAAAATCTTTAGTTAATGCTAAAGAATAAAATTTTCCCATAGAATAATCTCCTTTTAAAATACAAGATGGATATTTCCATGTAATAGATGAACCCGTTTCTACTTGTATCCAAGATATTTTTGCATGTTTATCACATAATCCACGTTTTGTAACAAAATTAAAAACACCACCTTCTCCTTTTTTATTTCCAGGAAACCAATTTTGAACAGTAGAATATTTTACTTCAGAATTTTCTAAAGCTATAATTTCTACTACCGCTGCATGTAATTGATTTTCTTTTTGCTGTGAAGCGGTGCATCCTTCTAAATAGCTTACATAAGAATCTTTATCTGCAATAATTAAAGTTCTCTCAAATTGACCTGTTCCACTTTCATTAATACGAAAATATGTTGATAATTCCATAGGACAACGAATTCCTTTTGGAATATAACAAAAAGAACCATCTGAAAAGACAGCTGAATTTAAAGCAGCATAAAAATTATCATTTTTTAAAACTACTGATCCTAAATATTTTTTAACAATTTCTGGATATTTATTTAAAGCATCATTAATAGAACAAAATATAATTCCTTTATCTTTTAATTTTTTTTGAAATGTAGTGGCTAAAGAAACAGAATCTAATACTATATCTGTAGCTACTCCTGAATAATTTTTTTTTTCTTCTATAGGAACTCCTAATTTTTCAAATGTATTTATTAATTCTTGATCTACTTCTTTTAAATTTTTTAAATTTATTTTTTTTTTAGGAGCAGAATAATAACTTATTTCTTGAAAAATTGGAACATTATACTTAATATTTGCCCATTTTGGAGGTTTCATTTTTTTCCATATATGATAAGATTCTAATCTCCAATCTAACATCCATTTTGGTTCATTTTTTTTTTCTGTTATTAAACGAATAATATCTTCATTTAATCCAATTGGAATTTTATCTGATTCTATTGGAGTGTAAAATCCATATTTATATTCAGATTCAGTAAAATTTTCCAATATTTTATTATTGTCTTTCATTATTTATGATGAAAAACTTTTTCCACATCCACAAGTATGTTTTGCATTAGGATTCTTAAAATAAAATCCTTTTCCATTTAATCCATCTGAATATTCCAACGTTGTTCCTTCTAAATAAGGAATACTATTTTTATCTATTAATATTTTCATTTCTTGATATTGAAAAATAGTATCCCCTGTTTTTTTTTCTTGATCAAAAGAAAGTTCATATGACATTCCTGAACATCCTCCACTTTTAACACCAAATCTTAAAAATGAAACATTATGAGAAAGACCTTTCTCTTTCATAAGAGAAATCAATTTACTTTTAGCATTTTCAGATATAAAAACCATAATATTTATAATTTTTTTTAAAAAAAGTTAAAAACAAAGATATGTAATCAATTTTCATTTTTTTTTATTTAAATACCAAGTAATTTTTGTTATTCCTTTTTTTATTCCCCATTTTTTTGACATTCCAGCATTAATTTCTAAAATGTATTTTATTTTTGATGGTAAATCAACTATTTCAAATTTTCTCATAGGACTCACATATTGATTTACAAAAATTACAGTATCAAATTGATTTATATAAATAATATCTAAAAAAATTCTCATATTTTCCATATCAATTCTTTTATATTCTTCTTGATTTTTTATAATAAATAACATCCCTCTATTTTCTTTCAAAAAAGATCTATATTTTAATCCATTTCTTTTTTCTGTAGCTTTATCAGCTAATTCTATATCTATTTTTTTTATAATAGAATTTTTATTTTTCATATATAATTCTCCATGTTTAATAAATTCTATTTCTAATAATTTTCCTATATCTAAAAATAGATTATTATCACTTCTTTCAGAAGAAAGAATAAAAAAAAATGAAATTATAATCAAAAAAATATTAATTTTTTTCATTATGAAAAAAATATTTTCTAAACTTTAAAAGAATAAATAATCCAAAAATAATAAAAGGAATACTAAGACATTGTCCTGTATTTAAATATAAAAAATTAAAAATTTCCTCTCCTTGTGGTTCTTTTAAAAATTCTAATATAAAACGAGCAGACCAAAGGAAAGTAAAAAATATTCCAGATAAAAATCCATTATAAATTTTTTTTCTTTTATAAGAATATAAATACCATAATAATAAAAAAATAAATAAATAACTAATTGATTCATACATTTGTGCAGGATGTCTAGGAACTATTTCTCCATATTCTGTATCCATTTTCATAAATTTAACTGCCCATGGTAATTTTATATTACATGGTTTTCCTACTATTTCAGAATTAAAAAAATTTCCTATTCTAATAAAAACAGCGGATATAGAAACAACTATACAAAATCTATCACATATCCAAATAAAAGATTTTTTAAGAATTTTTCTACTATAAAAAAAATTTGATAAAATAATACCTATAGCAGCTCCATGACTAGATAATCCTCTATAACCAACAAATTCATAACCTTTTATAAAACCTAATAAATAATGATTATTATTTTCTTTTATAGGAAGGAAAGCTTCTATCCAATGATCTGAAAAATATGAAAAATCATAAAATAAAACTTGGCCTAATCTCGCTCCAATAATAGTTCCAAAAAAAGTACATATCAACAAAGGATCCAAATATTTTAAATGTATATTTTCATTTTTAAAAATGACTTTCATAATATACCATCCTAATAAAAAAGAAATAATAAACATTAAACTATAAACATGAACATAAAAACCTTTCCATAAAGAAAATTTATAAATAGGATCCCAATTGATATATTCTAACATTGTAATAAAAAATTAAATCGTAGGAGGATCAAATCCTGAATCTCCCCAAGGATTACATTTAATAATTCTCTTTAAACTAATAAAAATGGCTACGAAAATATTATATTTTTTTAAAGATTGAATCATATAATATGAACAAGTAGGAATATATCTACAATGATTTCCTATCCATGGAGATATACACATTTGATATAATTGAATACTTTTTATAAAAAATTTTATAATAATTTTCATGCAATATTAATTTAATTTTTTTTAATAAAATTTAAAGAAGAACCCGCTTTAAACCATTGAATTTGTTTTTCATTATAAGAATGTTTTACTATAATTTTTTCTTTATATCCATTATTATGAATTAATTCTATATTTACATGTTTTTTTGGTTTAAGATCTTTTATATAAAAATGAAAAATATCTTCTTCTTGAATTTTTTGATAATCCAAAACATTCAAAAATGTTAAAGCTAAAATTCCTTGTTTTTTTAAATTTATTTCATGTATTCTGGAAAAAGATTTGACTAAAATAACACGAACTCCTAAAAATCTAGGTTCCATTGCTGCATGTTCTCTTGAAGAACCTTCTCCATAATTTTCTTCACCTACAATCAAAGTAGATATATTTCTTGATTTATAAAATTTAGCTATATTAGAAACTGTATTATAATTTTTTGTTAATATATTTTTTACTTTATTTTTTTTATAATTAAAAGCATTAACTGCTCCTATTAATAAATTTTCAGAAATTTTTTCTAAGTGTCCTCTATATTTAAGCCAAGGACCAGCCATTGATATATCATCTGTAGTACATTTTCCTTGAACTTTTATTAAAAGTCTTACATTTAATAAATTATCTCCATTCCATTCAGGAAATGGAGATAAAATTTGTAATCTTTTTGAATTTTTTTTTATTATTACAGATAATTTTTTTTTATTTATTAAAGGATATTCATATCCTAATTCTTTTAAATTAAAATTTTTATTAGGTAGTTCCATTGCCTTAGGTTCTTCAAATTTTACATATTCTCCTATCTCATTTTTTAATGAATCTTTTCTAGGATCAAAAGTCAAATTTCCAGAAAAAATTAAAGAAGTGACAATTTCTGGAGAAGCTATAAAAGCATGTGTTTTTGGATTTCCATCATTACGAGATGCAAAATTTCTATTAAAAGAGTGAATAATCGTATTTTTATCATTTTTATTATTTTTTCTAAACCATTGTCCAATACAGGGGCCACAAGCATTAGAAAATATTTTTGCTCCAATATTTTCAAAATCAGAAATAAAACCCTTTTCTTTAATCAAAGAATAAACTTTTTTTGATCCTGGTGATACTAAATATTCTGAAGAAATTTTTAATTTTTTATTTTTTGCTTGTTTAATAATAGATATTGCTTTTGATAAATCTTCAAAAGAAGAATTGGTACATGAACCAATTAATCCTGCTTCTATCCTTGTAGGCCAATTATTTTTTATTGCTTCTTCTTTCATTTTAGAAATAGGAGTTGCTTTATCAGGAGTAAAAGGTCCATTTATGTATGGTTCTAAAATATTTAAATCTATCTCTATTACTTTATCATAGTAATTACATGGATTTTTATAAACCTCCGCATCTGCCTTTAAAAAATCTTTTATTTTTTCCGCCATCATAGAAACTTTTTTTCTTCCATTTTTATCTAAATAATTCTTCATTCTAATATCATAAGGGAATAAAGATGCAGTAGCACCTATTTCAGCTCCCATATTACATATAGTAGCTTTTCCTACACAAGAAATATGATGAATATCTTTTCCAAAATATTCTATAATAGAATTTTTAGCTCCTGAAACTCCAATCATTCCAGATAATTTTAATATTATATCTTTTGGAGATGTCCACCCATTTATTTTTCCTTTTAAATGAACTCCAATTATTTTAGGAAATTTTAATTCTAAAAAATAACCAGCCATAACCTCAGCAGCCTCTAATCCTCCTACTCCTATTGCTAACATTCCTAATCCTCCAGCGTTAGGTGTATGAGAATCAGTCCCTATAATCATTCCTCCAGGAAAAGCATAATTTTCTAAAATAACTTGATGAATAATACCTGATCCTGGCCCCCAAAATCCTATTCCATATTTATGTGATGTTAATCTTAAAAAATTAAAAATTTCTTCATTTTCTTTTATAGAATTTTTTAAATCTATTTGTGATCCATTTTTTGCATATATCAAATGATCACAATGAATAGTAGTAGGTATAAAAGTCTTGCATTTTTTAGTTTGTATAAACTGAAGTAATGTCATTTGAGCCGTTGCATCTTGCATAGCAAGACGATCTGGAATAAAATTATTATAACGTTTTTTTATTAAATTTTTAGAAATTATTTTTTCAGATATTTCAGATAAATGATAATACAAAATTTTTTCTGAATAAGTCAAAGGATGATCTATTATATTTCTAACTTTTTGAACTATAATTTGAAAATTTAAATAAAAATTTCGAATTTTATTAAAATCAAAAATCATAAATTTTTATATAAATTTAAGTAATTGTGAGACTTATACAATAAATAATTATTTTTTTTTATAAAAATATTAATTTTTTTATAAAAATATATTGGATTATATACATGTATACAATGCTTTGCATTTTTTATCGTTAAAATTTTTGCTTATTGGAAATAAATGGAATATATGATTCTAATCTTTAGAAAAAAAGATAATTGGAATTTTCTCCACGTAAAAAAAGTAACGATTCATTGTACAAACCTTATTTCTTTATATATCATACATGATAGATGAAAATCCTATAAATATTTTCTTGAATATAAAAATTAACTTTTTTTAAAATTTTTTTAATTTTAATTTTTATAAGAATTAGATCAATAATAATAATTTTTTTGCAAAAAAATTCCAATTATATCCATTTCCAAATAATCCATGAAAACCTAAAAAAAATAGGTATTCCATTTCCAAAAATTTTAGAATGTAATATCATATTTATTTTATAAATCCTCTTTTTTTACACGATAATGATGTTATTCTATGTATTCTTTTTAAATAACTTTGAATTGTATTTTCTAATCCCATATATAGAGATTCACTAATTAAAGCATGTCCAATAGATACTTCTGATATATAAGGAATTTTTTCAATTAAAAAAGAAATATTATCTAAATTTAAATCATGTCCAGCATTGATAAAAAGATTATTTTTAACAGCTTCTTTTGCTGTTTGAATATAAGGATGAATACAATTCAACTTTTTTTTGGCATATTCAATAGAAAAATTACCAGTATATAATTCTATACTATCTACTCCGGTTTTAGCCGCATATACAACTAATTCCGGATTTGGATCTAAAAATATAGAAGTTTTAATTCCATGAATTTTTAATTTTTTTACTTTTTTAGTTAAAAAATGATGATAATTAATCATATCCCATCCTGAATTTGAAGTAATTGCATCATTTTTATCAGGAACAAAAGTAACTTGATCCGGTTTTACGTTCAATACTAATTCCATGAATTTATCAGTTGGATTCCCTTCAATATTTAATTCCGTTTTTATTATAGAACGAATATTATAAACATCTTTATATGTAATATGTCTTTCATCAGGACGTGGATGAATTGTTATACCTTGACATCCGAATTTTTGAACATCTACTGCTACTTGTAAAAGATTAGGAATATTTCCTCCCCTTGCATTTCTTAATGTAGCTATTTTATTTAAATTTACACTTAATTTAACCATTTTTTAAAAAAAATTCTTTTTTAGTTACTTGTGTAACTTCTAAATTAAATTCTTTAGCCGCTGTTAATAAATGATCAAAAACACTGGCTTGTATTTGTTCATATTTAATAGATTCAGAGGTATTTGTAAAACAATATAATTCAATAGGAAGACCATAAGGAGTTGGCTCTAAATGTCTAACCATAAGAGTTTCTGATTGTGAAATTTTTGGATGTTGATATAAATATTCTAATGCATATTGACGAAATAAACCAATATTTGTTAATCTTCTTCCATTAAGATCTATACGAATATCAATATTTTTTTCTTTATTAAAAAAATCTATTTCTTTTTGTTTTTTTAGAATATAATTTTTTATTAAATAAACATGTTGAAATTTTTTTAATTTATCTTGGTTACAAAAATGAAAAGACTGTATATTAAATAAAATAGATCTTTTAATTCTACGTATATTTTTTTGACGCATTACTTCAAAATTAGTCACAGCAGTAGAAATTAAATCATAAGTAGGAACACTAGTTATAGTTTTATCAAAATTTTCTATTTTAGCAGAAGTTAAATTAATTTCAATAACTGTTCCTTCTATACTATATTTTCGAATTCCTATCCAATCACCTACTTTTATCATTTTAGTAGATGCCATTTGTACACCTGATACAAATCCAAGAATAGTATCTCTAAAAACTAATATAACAATAGCTGTTATAGCACCTAAACTAGTAAGTACAGTGATTAAATCATTTTTTGTAAGAATAGCAATAATAATTAAAATACAAAATATAATAGATATAATTTTTAATAATTGTGAAAAAGATCGAACTGCTATTGTTTGGTGATTATTTTCACTTGTAGCTATTCTCATAATGGAATTTACTATTCTAATCCAAAATTGTAAAACAATTAAAACAAATAATATATCAAATATTTTTTCTAAATAAATAATAATTGTATGATAATTTTTAAAAAAAGGTTTAATTAATAAAAATCCAATAGATAAAGGAAAAAAATGAGCTAAACTGTCAAAAACTTTATTTTCATATAAAATGTTATCCCATAAAAAATGAGTAGAATATACAATTCTTCTACCTATAAATCGTACACCTTTATTAAAAATAAATTCTAAAATTATTAATAAAATAGTAAAAAATAATATTTTTCCAATTATAATAAAAGTTACAGTTCCCCATTTTTTTAAATCAAAATTTTGAAAAATTTCATAAATTCCTTGAATTTGAAAAATTTTTACTAATATTTTTTCAATAAAAATTTTATAATACATAAATAAATATTCTTCTTCTTATTCTTAATAATAATGAAATAATGATATACTGATATATATTTATATTGATCTATGATATAGATCAAAATAATTTAGTAATATACTACTAATGTATATAATGTATACTAATATTTAATTATTTAAATGTTATTAAATAATTAAATAATAACATTATTATTACATTCATTAAGTTGTTTTATA
The sequence above is a segment of the Blattabacterium cuenoti genome. Coding sequences within it:
- the sufD gene encoding Fe-S cluster assembly protein SufD, with product MLLKEKIISLINKYYLCQKKDNSYISFFKKKHINFFKKKGFSYFTENKEWKNMNINSIMNHDYHILCESEKNNIKNIEYKNIQNFIFLKKEKSFLFIFIDGKYDYSLSKLCGIKNNVILSNIASQEKDEFKNFYGKISYKYDVFYTLNTIFTKDLAYIYIPDNIILEKPVEILHISTGLEYHKIMMNTRNLIIVGKHSYVKIIEHHKCLKKHLTFINSVSEIYASDYSKVDYYKIQNDSLKGETSIIDNTFLKQKKYSKCSVYTFSFQKNFIKNNLKFSFSGEKTYSYLYGISILSKKQLVNQNTLIDHLYSDAYSYQLYKNILFDKSKGIFNGKIIINKDIKGINAFQRNSNIILSDEACMQTKPQLEIYSEDVKCSHGCTIGNIQEKELFYLQSRGISEKNGKILLLLSFLKEILNTISIFELKKFIYQKMKKKLNKHL
- the sufC gene encoding Fe-S cluster assembly ATPase SufC yields the protein MLSIKNLHVSIENKKVLQGVDLTINAGETHIIMGPNGSGKSTLASIIAGKKEYKITKGDIFFLNKNLLNSSPEERAHLGIFLSFQHPIEIPGISIINFIKTAINSIRKAKNMKRMSAKEILDKIKYLSFQLNIEKDFIYRSLNEGFSGGEKKRNEIFQMMMLDPLLSILDEVDSGLDIDSLRIVSQGINTFRNKKNSFLIITHYKRLLDYLLSDYIVHILYNGKIIHSGNKKLAEKLEEKGYDWILKKKNFS
- the sufB gene encoding Fe-S cluster assembly protein SufB, producing the protein MKDNNKILENFTESEYKYGFYTPIESDKIPIGLNEDIIRLITEKKNEPKWMLDWRLESYHIWKKMKPPKWANIKYNVPIFQEISYYSAPKKKINLKNLKEVDQELINTFEKLGVPIEEKKNYSGVATDIVLDSVSLATTFQKKLKDKGIIFCSINDALNKYPEIVKKYLGSVVLKNDNFYAALNSAVFSDGSFCYIPKGIRCPMELSTYFRINESGTGQFERTLIIADKDSYVSYLEGCTASQQKENQLHAAVVEIIALENSEVKYSTVQNWFPGNKKGEGGVFNFVTKRGLCDKHAKISWIQVETGSSITWKYPSCILKGDYSMGKFYSLALTKDFQQADTGTKMIHIGKYTKSVIISKGISAGKAQNNYRGLVKIASQAIHSRNFSQCDSLLIGNKCGAHTFPYINVYNNSTSQVEHEATTSKIGEEQLFYCNQRGIDTEKAISLIVHGFSNEILKKLPMEFAVEAQKLLEISLEGSVG
- a CDS encoding HesB/IscA family protein; this translates as MVFISENAKSKLISLMKEKGLSHNVSFLRFGVKSGGCSGMSYELSFDQEKKTGDTIFQYQEMKILIDKNSIPYLEGTTLEYSDGLNGKGFYFKNPNAKHTCGCGKSFSS
- a CDS encoding DUF192 domain-containing protein — encoded protein: MKKINIFLIIISFFFILSSERSDNNLFLDIGKLLEIEFIKHGELYMKNKNSIIKKIDIELADKATEKRNGLKYRSFLKENRGMLFIIKNQEEYKRIDMENMRIFLDIIYINQFDTVIFVNQYVSPMRKFEIVDLPSKIKYILEINAGMSKKWGIKKGITKITWYLNKKK
- the lgt gene encoding prolipoprotein diacylglyceryl transferase, producing MLEYINWDPIYKFSLWKGFYVHVYSLMFIISFLLGWYIMKVIFKNENIHLKYLDPLLICTFFGTIIGARLGQVLFYDFSYFSDHWIEAFLPIKENNNHYLLGFIKGYEFVGYRGLSSHGAAIGIILSNFFYSRKILKKSFIWICDRFCIVVSISAVFIRIGNFFNSEIVGKPCNIKLPWAVKFMKMDTEYGEIVPRHPAQMYESISYLFIFLLLWYLYSYKRKKIYNGFLSGIFFTFLWSARFILEFLKEPQGEEIFNFLYLNTGQCLSIPFIIFGLFILLKFRKYFFHNEKN
- the yidD gene encoding membrane protein insertion efficiency factor YidD — encoded protein: MKIIIKFFIKSIQLYQMCISPWIGNHCRYIPTCSYYMIQSLKKYNIFVAIFISLKRIIKCNPWGDSGFDPPTI
- a CDS encoding aconitate hydratase codes for the protein MIFDFNKIRNFYLNFQIIVQKVRNIIDHPLTYSEKILYYHLSEISEKIISKNLIKKRYNNFIPDRLAMQDATAQMTLLQFIQTKKCKTFIPTTIHCDHLIYAKNGSQIDLKNSIKENEEIFNFLRLTSHKYGIGFWGPGSGIIHQVILENYAFPGGMIIGTDSHTPNAGGLGMLAIGVGGLEAAEVMAGYFLELKFPKIIGVHLKGKINGWTSPKDIILKLSGMIGVSGAKNSIIEYFGKDIHHISCVGKATICNMGAEIGATASLFPYDIRMKNYLDKNGRKKVSMMAEKIKDFLKADAEVYKNPCNYYDKVIEIDLNILEPYINGPFTPDKATPISKMKEEAIKNNWPTRIEAGLIGSCTNSSFEDLSKAISIIKQAKNKKLKISSEYLVSPGSKKVYSLIKEKGFISDFENIGAKIFSNACGPCIGQWFRKNNKNDKNTIIHSFNRNFASRNDGNPKTHAFIASPEIVTSLIFSGNLTFDPRKDSLKNEIGEYVKFEEPKAMELPNKNFNLKELGYEYPLINKKKLSVIIKKNSKRLQILSPFPEWNGDNLLNVRLLIKVQGKCTTDDISMAGPWLKYRGHLEKISENLLIGAVNAFNYKKNKVKNILTKNYNTVSNIAKFYKSRNISTLIVGEENYGEGSSREHAAMEPRFLGVRVILVKSFSRIHEINLKKQGILALTFLNVLDYQKIQEEDIFHFYIKDLKPKKHVNIELIHNNGYKEKIIVKHSYNEKQIQWFKAGSSLNFIKKN
- a CDS encoding pyridoxine 5'-phosphate synthase, which codes for MVKLSVNLNKIATLRNARGGNIPNLLQVAVDVQKFGCQGITIHPRPDERHITYKDVYNIRSIIKTELNIEGNPTDKFMELVLNVKPDQVTFVPDKNDAITSNSGWDMINYHHFLTKKVKKLKIHGIKTSIFLDPNPELVVYAAKTGVDSIELYTGNFSIEYAKKKLNCIHPYIQTAKEAVKNNLFINAGHDLNLDNISFLIEKIPYISEVSIGHALISESLYMGLENTIQSYLKRIHRITSLSCKKRGFIK
- a CDS encoding mechanosensitive ion channel family protein — protein: MYYKIFIEKILVKIFQIQGIYEIFQNFDLKKWGTVTFIIIGKILFFTILLIILEFIFNKGVRFIGRRIVYSTHFLWDNILYENKVFDSLAHFFPLSIGFLLIKPFFKNYHTIIIYLEKIFDILFVLIVLQFWIRIVNSIMRIATSENNHQTIAVRSFSQLLKIISIIFCILIIIAILTKNDLITVLTSLGAITAIVILVFRDTILGFVSGVQMASTKMIKVGDWIGIRKYSIEGTVIEINLTSAKIENFDKTITSVPTYDLISTAVTNFEVMRQKNIRRIKRSILFNIQSFHFCNQDKLKKFQHVYLIKNYILKKQKEIDFFNKEKNIDIRIDLNGRRLTNIGLFRQYALEYLYQHPKISQSETLMVRHLEPTPYGLPIELYCFTNTSESIKYEQIQASVFDHLLTAAKEFNLEVTQVTKKEFFLKNG